A region from the Halomarina litorea genome encodes:
- a CDS encoding TMEM165/GDT1 family protein, producing the protein MTPLPLQDAGLQALIEQYAGYGPLAASFLVNLLATFGDKGQLVVVTLASRYDAKKVFAGSMTAFGLWSALEVLFGQAVLSVVPAGVMTLLTGGLFLLFGLWTAKSALDRARVDREESSGLALGDGGLDAGLTGRLLPDAVLARMGAHGGVLTSFVFIMFAEFGDKTQLLTINLSITYPDAPVSVFLGVMAALALRTSVDAVIGERVERFLPTMLIEAAAAVVFLAFGLLVLGVVPAWVLLVTLAAVVLALVGWVLRERLAD; encoded by the coding sequence ATGACGCCCCTCCCCCTGCAGGACGCGGGTCTGCAGGCGCTCATCGAGCAGTACGCCGGTTACGGGCCGCTGGCGGCGTCGTTCCTCGTCAACCTGCTGGCGACGTTCGGCGACAAGGGGCAGTTGGTGGTCGTCACGCTCGCCTCGCGCTACGACGCGAAGAAGGTGTTCGCGGGGTCGATGACCGCCTTCGGCCTCTGGAGTGCCCTCGAAGTGCTGTTCGGACAGGCCGTCCTCAGTGTCGTCCCGGCCGGCGTGATGACGCTGCTCACGGGCGGCCTGTTCCTCCTGTTCGGCCTCTGGACGGCCAAGAGCGCCCTCGACCGGGCGCGCGTGGACCGCGAGGAGTCGTCGGGGCTGGCACTCGGCGACGGCGGCCTCGACGCCGGCCTGACGGGGCGCCTGCTCCCCGACGCGGTGCTCGCACGGATGGGCGCCCACGGGGGCGTGCTGACCTCGTTCGTCTTCATCATGTTCGCCGAGTTCGGCGACAAGACTCAGCTGTTGACCATCAACCTCTCCATCACCTACCCGGACGCGCCGGTGTCGGTGTTCCTCGGCGTGATGGCGGCGCTCGCCCTCCGAACGAGCGTCGACGCCGTCATCGGCGAGCGGGTCGAACGCTTCCTCCCGACGATGCTCATCGAGGCGGCGGCCGCCGTCGTCTTCCTCGCGTTCGGCCTGCTGGTCCTCGGCGTCGTCCCCGCCTGGGTCCTGCTGGTGACGCTCGCAGCCGTCGTCCTCGCGCTGGTCGGCTGGGTCCTCCGGGAGCGACTGGCCGACTGA
- a CDS encoding redoxin domain-containing protein — MVEIGDAAPQFTAPMATPEAAAGKRGSYTSGDVEAFSLAEALDDGPVVLAFFPGVFSRTCTEELCEVRDWRDALTGLDAQVYGVSVDPPFPQLAFVDEYDLSYPLLSAFNNDVAADYGVRREAGILRGVTERSVFVVDPSGTVVYDWVVTEPQVFPDLDAVESALADAA; from the coding sequence ATGGTCGAGATAGGCGACGCGGCACCCCAGTTCACGGCACCGATGGCGACGCCCGAAGCGGCGGCGGGCAAGCGGGGGTCCTACACGAGCGGTGACGTCGAGGCGTTCTCGCTCGCCGAGGCCCTCGACGACGGGCCCGTCGTCCTCGCGTTCTTCCCCGGCGTGTTCTCGCGGACCTGCACCGAGGAACTCTGCGAGGTGCGCGACTGGCGCGATGCCCTCACGGGCCTCGACGCGCAGGTGTACGGCGTGAGCGTCGACCCGCCGTTCCCCCAACTGGCGTTCGTCGACGAGTACGACCTCTCGTACCCGCTGCTCTCGGCGTTCAACAACGACGTCGCCGCCGACTACGGGGTGCGCCGCGAGGCGGGGATCCTCCGGGGCGTCACCGAACGGTCCGTCTTCGTCGTCGACCCGTCGGGGACCGTCGTCTACGACTGGGTCGTCACCGAACCGCAGGTGTTCCCGGATCTCGACGCCGTCGAGTCGGCGCTGGCGGACGCCGCCTGA
- a CDS encoding DUF1059 domain-containing protein: MSCQEAGMDCEFSVQSNDEQEIIDMVRKHAKGKHHMDMSAKDVRGLMKDAAKPA, encoded by the coding sequence GTGAGCTGTCAGGAAGCCGGCATGGACTGCGAGTTCTCCGTCCAGTCGAACGACGAACAGGAGATCATCGACATGGTCCGCAAACACGCGAAGGGCAAACACCACATGGACATGTCGGCGAAGGACGTCCGCGGGCTGATGAAGGACGCGGCGAAACCCGCGTAA
- a CDS encoding aldehyde ferredoxin oxidoreductase family protein, translating to MTDHVRDAVIRVDLSTGSVDRERVPESWRHDFLGGKGLGARYLYEDLPPGADPLGPANLLAFTLGPLSGYLPGETRYAAVTKSPLTGAFLDSYSGGTFPDALAGALDDCLGLLVTGVSDDPVVLTVEDGDASLAPAETWGEDVTATCEAHDGAVACVGPAGEAGVGYATIASDGGDHHAGRGGAGAVMGAKGLKAVVARGDPPEGLDDLRERYERTYGDSDTGRWQAAGATLESIDFANEVGALATRGWQDHTFEGADGIGVEAAREAATERERDDAIRGGFRVGTDDGESVPRGATPMSLGAGLGIDNFDAVADLGGVCDRLGMDVISAGSAVAWAIRASETGLVERDLSFGDPAGARGLIEEIATRSTPLGDALADGVAAAADRFGGDEFVPTVKAMELPAYDPSDAPAMALAYATSDRGGCHRRARPIEEEAFDGEAWDAADRVRRVVAAQTTRATLWSLVADDFVGESLSDLGAEWLEAVGLAYDPAELATVGERIWTLVRLFNAREGFTRADDRLPAALTDAVAFDPAEFERLLDAYYAARGWGPNGLPTRRTLARLGLAGVVDAQTPLDDGVTTDPETADD from the coding sequence ATGACCGACCACGTGCGGGACGCCGTCATCCGGGTCGACCTCTCGACGGGGAGCGTCGACCGGGAGCGGGTCCCGGAGTCGTGGCGACACGACTTCCTCGGCGGCAAGGGCCTCGGCGCGCGCTACCTCTACGAGGACCTCCCACCGGGGGCGGACCCGCTCGGCCCGGCGAACCTGCTCGCGTTCACCCTCGGGCCGCTGTCGGGCTACCTGCCCGGCGAGACGCGCTACGCCGCCGTCACCAAGTCGCCCCTGACCGGCGCGTTCCTGGACTCCTACAGCGGCGGCACCTTCCCGGACGCGCTGGCGGGGGCGCTCGACGACTGCCTCGGCCTCCTCGTCACCGGCGTGAGCGACGACCCGGTCGTCCTGACCGTCGAGGACGGCGACGCCAGCCTCGCGCCCGCGGAGACGTGGGGCGAGGACGTGACCGCCACCTGCGAGGCCCACGACGGCGCGGTGGCCTGCGTCGGCCCCGCGGGGGAGGCGGGCGTCGGGTACGCCACCATCGCCTCGGACGGCGGCGACCACCACGCCGGACGCGGCGGGGCGGGCGCGGTGATGGGCGCGAAGGGCCTGAAGGCCGTCGTCGCCCGGGGCGACCCGCCCGAGGGCCTCGACGACCTGCGCGAGCGCTACGAGCGCACCTACGGCGACTCCGATACGGGCCGCTGGCAGGCCGCCGGCGCCACCCTCGAGAGCATCGACTTCGCCAACGAGGTGGGCGCGCTCGCCACCCGCGGCTGGCAGGACCACACCTTCGAGGGCGCGGACGGCATCGGCGTCGAGGCGGCCCGCGAGGCGGCCACGGAGCGAGAGCGCGACGACGCCATCCGGGGCGGGTTCCGCGTCGGGACCGACGACGGCGAGAGCGTCCCCCGGGGGGCCACGCCCATGAGCCTCGGTGCGGGCCTCGGCATCGACAACTTCGACGCCGTCGCGGACCTCGGCGGGGTCTGCGACCGCCTCGGGATGGACGTCATCAGCGCCGGGAGCGCCGTCGCGTGGGCCATCCGCGCGAGCGAGACGGGCCTCGTCGAGCGCGACCTCTCCTTCGGCGACCCGGCGGGCGCCCGGGGACTCATCGAGGAGATAGCCACCCGTTCGACGCCGCTGGGCGACGCCCTCGCAGACGGGGTGGCGGCCGCCGCCGACCGCTTCGGCGGCGACGAGTTCGTCCCGACGGTGAAGGCGATGGAACTGCCCGCCTACGACCCGAGCGACGCGCCGGCGATGGCGCTCGCCTACGCCACCAGCGACCGGGGGGGCTGTCACCGGCGGGCGCGCCCCATCGAGGAGGAGGCCTTCGACGGCGAGGCGTGGGACGCCGCCGACCGCGTGCGGCGCGTCGTCGCCGCCCAGACGACCCGCGCGACGCTCTGGAGCCTCGTCGCGGACGACTTCGTCGGCGAGTCGCTGTCCGATCTCGGCGCGGAGTGGCTGGAGGCCGTCGGGCTGGCGTACGACCCGGCGGAGCTGGCGACCGTCGGTGAGCGAATCTGGACGCTCGTGCGCCTGTTCAACGCCCGCGAGGGGTTCACCAGGGCGGACGACCGCCTCCCCGCCGCGCTGACCGACGCCGTGGCGTTCGACCCCGCCGAGTTCGAGCGACTGCTCGACGCCTACTACGCCGCCCGCGGGTGGGGACCGAACGGCCTCCCCACCCGGCGGACGCTCGCCCGCCTCGGACTGGCAGGCGTCGTCGACGCACAGACCCCGCTGGACGACGGGGTGACCACCGACCCCGAGACTGCAGATGACTGA
- the arcS gene encoding archaeosine synthase subunit alpha: MTDYFEVQERDGAARLGELRLADSLRTPALGDDVLVDAGSLWREEQAAPEGDESKLTVLPHRAFPGGTADEVAEAFAVDYEDVEFPSAAVVSPTTAADYGADAYVLSNAPGLVGHAEAFVEAVVDVRETVPPDTALVMSGVATPANVATLAYAGVDLVDSHRAHVRGLEGFYLTNDGEVFLEDLEELPCACEACRAPRDQFTRKDCAAHNVNALRAELARVRERIRAGRLRDYVEGQARHEAWLTATFRRLDQQYGYLEERTPLQRRDELLAASDDSLRRVEIQRFADRVTSRYRNRFDGPLVLVPCSARKPYGESQSHAQFHRTISYRGHKVSMTSPIGVVPQELELTYPAQHYDSVVTGEWSETEIEFVARVLARYLEHTDYPRHIAHLPPGGYTDIVERAAERAGVEFEYTVDDHPTTDESLAALDATLEGEEQYLKREREHNTVRAIADYQFGDGAGDEFFDHINTGGRYPSLRVHSEGDQWATLVPQYGTLSLTLAGARRWQESDVPTKTVEIDGFVPQGSVLAPGILDADASIREGDEVVVEGPKAYAVGRATMHGDEMVRSTRGIAVDVRHVEER; this comes from the coding sequence ATGACCGACTACTTCGAGGTGCAGGAGCGAGACGGGGCCGCCCGCCTCGGCGAACTCCGCCTCGCGGACTCGTTGCGGACGCCCGCGCTGGGCGACGACGTCCTCGTCGACGCCGGGAGCCTCTGGCGGGAAGAACAGGCGGCCCCCGAGGGCGACGAGTCGAAACTCACGGTCCTCCCGCACCGCGCGTTCCCCGGGGGCACCGCCGACGAGGTGGCCGAGGCGTTCGCCGTCGACTACGAGGACGTCGAGTTCCCGAGCGCCGCCGTCGTCTCGCCGACCACCGCCGCGGACTACGGCGCGGACGCCTACGTCCTCTCGAACGCCCCCGGCCTCGTCGGCCACGCCGAGGCGTTCGTGGAGGCAGTCGTCGACGTGCGCGAGACGGTGCCGCCGGACACCGCCCTCGTCATGTCGGGCGTCGCCACGCCCGCGAACGTCGCCACCCTCGCCTACGCGGGCGTCGACCTCGTCGACTCCCACAGAGCACACGTCCGGGGGCTGGAGGGGTTCTACCTGACGAACGACGGCGAGGTGTTCCTCGAGGACCTGGAGGAACTCCCGTGTGCCTGCGAGGCCTGCCGCGCCCCCCGAGACCAGTTCACCCGAAAGGACTGCGCCGCGCACAACGTCAACGCCCTCCGCGCGGAACTCGCCCGCGTCAGGGAGCGCATCCGCGCGGGCCGCCTTCGCGACTACGTCGAGGGACAGGCCCGTCACGAGGCGTGGCTGACGGCGACGTTCCGCCGCCTCGACCAGCAGTACGGCTATCTCGAGGAACGTACACCCCTCCAGCGCCGGGACGAACTGCTCGCCGCGAGCGACGACTCGCTCAGGCGGGTCGAGATTCAGCGCTTCGCCGACCGTGTCACCTCCCGGTACCGCAACCGCTTCGACGGCCCACTCGTGCTGGTGCCGTGTTCGGCCCGCAAGCCCTACGGCGAGTCACAGAGCCACGCGCAGTTCCACCGCACCATCAGCTACCGGGGCCACAAGGTGTCGATGACCTCCCCCATCGGCGTCGTCCCGCAGGAACTCGAACTCACCTACCCCGCACAGCACTACGACTCCGTGGTGACCGGCGAGTGGAGCGAGACCGAAATCGAGTTCGTCGCGCGGGTGCTCGCGCGGTATCTGGAGCACACGGACTACCCCCGGCACATCGCCCACCTCCCGCCGGGCGGCTACACGGACATCGTCGAACGCGCCGCCGAGCGCGCGGGCGTGGAGTTCGAGTACACCGTCGACGACCACCCGACGACCGACGAGTCGCTGGCCGCACTCGACGCCACGCTGGAGGGCGAGGAGCAGTACCTCAAGCGCGAACGCGAGCACAACACCGTCCGGGCCATCGCGGACTACCAGTTCGGCGACGGTGCCGGCGACGAGTTCTTCGACCACATCAACACCGGGGGGCGCTACCCGTCGCTCCGGGTCCACAGCGAGGGCGACCAGTGGGCGACGCTCGTCCCCCAGTACGGCACGCTCTCGCTCACGCTGGCGGGGGCGCGCCGCTGGCAGGAGAGCGACGTGCCGACCAAGACGGTGGAGATAGACGGCTTCGTCCCGCAGGGGAGCGTCCTCGCACCGGGCATCCTCGACGCCGACGCCTCCATCCGGGAGGGCGACGAGGTGGTCGTGGAGGGACCGAAGGCGTACGCCGTCGGGCGCGCGACGATGCACGGCGACGAGATGGTCCGCTCCACGCGCGGTATCGCCGTCGACGTGCGCCACGTCGAGGAGCGGTAA
- a CDS encoding DUF7124 domain-containing protein produces MTDSIDLDDIDVQDDDDRPERNRGDWFWRGEGDPDDEPADPAGADPSATDAGADPTSAGEDPERERESERDGASGGPVPRVPRENEGKPVGIPMEGGGAGGADAKRAGERERERTLEADANEPSASGPHGGGVDDMTTAFTYEALKRLKHLQTALADANTWSDWIGIVGDVPAHVITTFQRNNGVDADFFNGAGAGPAERLADIDRSSMFFAERMVVIGLPGEEWFAEEADWEFVPLSEAAEGAGWELRDDGADGTV; encoded by the coding sequence ATGACTGACTCCATCGACCTCGACGACATCGACGTACAGGACGACGACGACCGGCCGGAGCGCAACCGCGGCGACTGGTTCTGGCGCGGCGAGGGCGACCCGGACGACGAACCCGCGGACCCCGCCGGGGCCGACCCGAGCGCGACGGACGCCGGGGCCGACCCGACTTCTGCCGGCGAGGACCCCGAGCGCGAACGCGAGAGCGAGCGCGACGGCGCGTCGGGCGGTCCCGTCCCGCGGGTCCCCCGGGAGAACGAGGGCAAGCCGGTCGGCATCCCGATGGAGGGGGGTGGCGCGGGCGGCGCGGACGCGAAGCGGGCGGGCGAGCGAGAGCGGGAGCGAACGCTGGAGGCCGACGCGAACGAGCCCTCCGCCTCCGGCCCGCACGGCGGCGGCGTCGACGACATGACCACCGCGTTCACCTACGAGGCGCTCAAGCGGCTGAAACACCTCCAGACGGCGCTCGCGGACGCGAACACGTGGTCGGACTGGATCGGCATCGTCGGCGACGTGCCCGCCCACGTCATCACCACGTTCCAGCGGAACAACGGGGTCGACGCCGACTTCTTCAACGGCGCGGGCGCGGGGCCGGCCGAACGCCTCGCGGACATCGACCGCTCCTCGATGTTCTTCGCCGAGCGGATGGTCGTCATCGGCCTGCCCGGCGAGGAGTGGTTCGCCGAGGAGGCCGACTGGGAGTTCGTCCCGCTCTCGGAGGCCGCCGAGGGCGCCGGCTGGGAACTACGCGACGACGGGGCCGACGGGACCGTCTGA
- a CDS encoding TrmB family transcriptional regulator, with the protein MTNEQDSVNEAVEQLKQLGLKEYEAKCFVALSRVDSATAKTVSEQSEVPRTRVYDATRVLEAKGLIEVQHSTPQQFRAVPIEEAIETLRSRFESQFDALRANIRGLDRPDDPDDDAIHEVWSISGTDAIANRTERLIRGAETEVVLVVGVPSLVTDDLLETLDEATDRGVSVSVGTLDETLRETAERSLDGIETFVSGLEWLRGNGGTTEETAIGRLLLVDGSTILVSSFEPSTGEERAVFGRGFTNGLVLITRRLMSTRQWNAGGPAGSS; encoded by the coding sequence ATGACAAACGAGCAAGACAGCGTCAACGAGGCAGTGGAACAACTGAAACAGCTTGGGCTGAAGGAGTACGAGGCCAAGTGCTTCGTGGCGCTGTCGCGGGTGGACAGCGCCACGGCGAAGACGGTCAGCGAGCAGTCGGAGGTACCCCGCACCCGGGTGTACGACGCGACGCGCGTTCTCGAGGCGAAGGGCCTGATCGAGGTCCAGCACAGCACCCCACAGCAGTTCCGGGCGGTTCCCATCGAGGAGGCCATCGAGACCCTCCGGTCGCGCTTCGAGTCCCAGTTCGACGCCCTCCGGGCCAACATCCGGGGACTCGACCGTCCGGACGACCCCGACGACGACGCGATTCACGAGGTGTGGTCCATCTCGGGGACCGACGCCATCGCCAACCGGACCGAGCGTCTCATCCGCGGTGCCGAGACCGAGGTGGTCCTCGTCGTCGGCGTCCCGTCGCTCGTGACCGACGACCTGCTGGAGACGCTCGACGAGGCGACCGACCGGGGGGTGTCGGTCTCCGTCGGGACGCTCGACGAGACCCTCAGGGAGACGGCCGAGCGGTCGCTCGACGGTATCGAGACGTTCGTCTCCGGGCTGGAGTGGCTCCGGGGGAACGGCGGGACGACCGAGGAGACGGCCATCGGTCGACTGTTGCTCGTCGACGGGTCGACCATCCTCGTGAGTTCCTTCGAACCCTCGACGGGCGAGGAACGGGCGGTGTTCGGCCGCGGGTTCACCAACGGGCTGGTGCTGATAACCCGTCGGCTGATGTCCACGAGACAGTGGAACGCGGGCGGCCCGGCCGGGAGTTCCTGA
- a CDS encoding hydrogenase iron-sulfur subunit translates to MNVGAFVCSCGDTCDVDLEAVRDGVRDVDVVASSRLLCEDGLPAMRQVIDEYDLDQLLVTAPDPGCQSRFRDLAESEGLHPEATSFVDHRESAGWVHERAEATDKTARLLNARNAGLAEEAPARSVEREAGERVAVVGDPEAAAALADTADVTLVADGREFADCDADLDDVTLERGRVVGVDGEFGAFEVRLRARVTEDCVSCMKCVREGPDGLVTSRPVDIAPGAPDGEWTECCPTDAIEMDGVERVVEFDQVVYPGGSEMARAGRTGYYTHVDAGTVAAVESLLGGVKQPQFLDLEMEVCASGSSSQQGCTACTDACPHDAVRRPTIDSVEFDATACQNCGACTSECPTGATMLREPSNRRIAREVEALLHPGEDGGGWLSKLTGGSEPGIETPVLAFVCSERAERVLREYGRRAAAGDDLRYPPVLPVRVNCTDTVGEAHVVHALAAGAEGVAVVGCGDSCLHSGPDPKAELVERLNTATSDLGLGERVTFLAPDGDDFEGFRDSLVAFTEGLDDTPVPAGEHEATGTIEDEKPQPAFNTHDWALESVRAILAHATPERDVIRGLETFGRMTVSDDCTFTPTCSNLCPTDAIRRTETELAFDHERCVNCGLCEEGCVENAITMETGLDLSLLPENNAGEAWTTVAEGEMLECKRCGKPFASEATAEKIQREVGHMVADLTGEDESVFEYCGDCRAQLVLNLDDR, encoded by the coding sequence ATGAACGTCGGAGCCTTCGTCTGTTCCTGTGGGGATACCTGCGACGTCGACCTGGAGGCCGTCCGCGACGGCGTCCGCGACGTCGACGTCGTCGCCAGCTCCCGGCTCCTCTGCGAGGACGGCCTGCCAGCGATGCGGCAGGTCATCGACGAATACGACCTCGACCAGTTGCTCGTCACCGCGCCCGACCCGGGCTGTCAGTCGCGCTTTCGCGACCTCGCGGAGTCGGAGGGCCTCCACCCGGAGGCCACCTCGTTCGTCGACCACCGCGAGAGCGCGGGCTGGGTCCACGAGCGCGCCGAGGCGACGGACAAGACCGCCCGCCTCCTCAACGCCCGGAACGCCGGCCTCGCCGAGGAGGCACCCGCCCGCTCGGTCGAACGCGAGGCGGGCGAGCGAGTCGCCGTCGTCGGCGACCCGGAGGCCGCCGCCGCCCTCGCCGACACCGCGGACGTGACGCTCGTCGCCGACGGCCGCGAGTTCGCCGACTGCGACGCCGACCTCGACGACGTGACGCTCGAACGCGGGCGCGTCGTCGGCGTCGACGGCGAGTTCGGGGCCTTCGAGGTCCGCCTGCGCGCCCGCGTCACCGAGGACTGCGTCTCCTGTATGAAGTGCGTCCGGGAGGGGCCCGACGGCCTCGTGACGAGCCGCCCCGTCGACATCGCGCCCGGCGCGCCCGACGGCGAGTGGACGGAGTGCTGTCCGACCGACGCCATCGAGATGGACGGCGTCGAACGCGTCGTCGAGTTCGACCAGGTGGTCTACCCCGGCGGGAGCGAGATGGCCCGCGCGGGCCGAACCGGCTACTACACGCACGTCGACGCGGGCACCGTCGCCGCCGTCGAGTCGCTGCTCGGCGGGGTGAAGCAACCCCAGTTCCTCGACCTGGAGATGGAGGTCTGCGCCTCCGGGTCGTCGAGCCAGCAGGGCTGTACGGCCTGTACGGACGCCTGCCCGCACGACGCCGTCCGGCGGCCCACGATAGATTCCGTCGAGTTCGACGCTACTGCCTGCCAGAACTGCGGGGCCTGCACCAGCGAGTGCCCGACGGGTGCGACGATGCTCCGGGAACCCTCGAACCGCCGTATCGCCCGTGAAGTGGAGGCGCTGCTCCACCCCGGCGAGGACGGCGGCGGGTGGCTCTCGAAACTCACCGGCGGGTCGGAACCGGGCATCGAGACGCCCGTCCTCGCGTTCGTCTGCTCGGAGCGCGCCGAACGGGTCCTGCGCGAGTACGGCCGGCGGGCCGCCGCGGGCGACGACCTCCGCTACCCGCCCGTTCTCCCCGTGCGCGTCAACTGCACCGACACCGTCGGCGAGGCACACGTGGTCCACGCGCTGGCGGCGGGCGCCGAGGGCGTCGCCGTCGTCGGCTGTGGCGACTCCTGCCTGCACTCCGGGCCGGACCCGAAGGCCGAACTCGTCGAGCGCCTGAACACCGCCACGTCGGACCTCGGCCTCGGCGAGCGCGTCACCTTCCTCGCGCCCGACGGCGACGACTTCGAGGGCTTTCGCGACTCGCTCGTCGCGTTCACCGAGGGCCTCGACGACACGCCGGTGCCCGCCGGGGAGCACGAGGCCACCGGCACCATCGAGGACGAGAAGCCCCAGCCGGCGTTCAACACGCACGACTGGGCGCTGGAGAGCGTCCGCGCGATTCTGGCGCACGCCACCCCCGAGCGCGACGTGATCCGCGGGCTGGAGACGTTCGGGCGGATGACCGTGAGCGACGACTGTACGTTCACGCCGACGTGTTCGAATCTCTGTCCGACCGACGCCATCCGACGTACCGAGACGGAACTCGCCTTCGACCACGAGCGCTGTGTCAACTGCGGGCTCTGCGAGGAGGGCTGCGTCGAGAACGCCATCACGATGGAGACCGGCCTCGACCTGTCGCTCCTGCCGGAGAACAACGCCGGCGAGGCGTGGACCACCGTCGCGGAGGGCGAGATGCTGGAGTGCAAGCGCTGTGGCAAGCCCTTCGCCAGCGAGGCCACCGCCGAGAAGATTCAGCGGGAGGTGGGCCACATGGTCGCCGACCTCACGGGCGAGGATGAGAGCGTCTTCGAGTACTGCGGCGACTGCCGCGCGCAGCTCGTGCTCAACCTCGACGACCGCTGA
- a CDS encoding TorD/DmsD family molecular chaperone yields MTSDDDIYAARIELVDYLVECFHDAPDEAFIERLLSGEVATPEDSVNEGMDEGFETLRTFVASEGDDPEAVTDRLGKEFTRLFVGPRPPVTAHETYYREGDFLGKGLAEVEASYSAAGWSPPEDYPEEDDYVAVELAFLRHLLTLQRRGHEEAFGYERVFLDEHLGQWADDLAADVLDNTDEPFYRAAAQVLVGVVEFEDDIVASQMARR; encoded by the coding sequence ATGACATCGGACGACGACATCTACGCCGCACGCATCGAACTGGTCGACTACCTCGTGGAGTGCTTCCACGACGCGCCCGACGAGGCGTTCATCGAGCGCCTCCTCTCGGGCGAGGTTGCGACCCCCGAGGACTCGGTCAACGAGGGGATGGACGAGGGCTTCGAGACGCTTCGCACGTTCGTCGCCAGCGAGGGCGACGACCCCGAGGCGGTCACCGACCGTCTCGGGAAGGAGTTCACCCGCCTGTTCGTCGGCCCTCGCCCCCCAGTGACGGCCCACGAGACGTACTACCGGGAGGGGGACTTCCTCGGGAAGGGCCTCGCGGAGGTGGAGGCGAGTTACAGCGCCGCCGGGTGGTCGCCGCCCGAGGACTACCCCGAGGAGGACGACTACGTCGCCGTCGAACTCGCCTTCCTGCGTCACCTCCTCACGCTCCAGCGCCGGGGCCACGAGGAGGCCTTCGGCTACGAGCGGGTCTTCCTCGACGAACACCTCGGGCAGTGGGCCGACGACCTCGCCGCGGACGTCCTCGACAACACCGACGAACCGTTCTACCGCGCGGCGGCGCAGGTGCTCGTCGGCGTCGTCGAGTTCGAGGACGACATCGTCGCCTCGCAGATGGCCCGGCGGTAG